The genomic stretch GTGGGTTCGGCCGCGGCGGGTTCGGTCGCGGTGGGTTCGGCCGCGGCGGGTTCGGTCGCGGTCGGTTCGGTCGCGGTGGGTTGGGTCGCGGTGGGTTCGGTCGCAGTCGGTTGGGTCGCGGTCGGTTCGGTCGCAGTGGGTTCCGTTACAGCAGGTTGGGTTGTAGTCGGTTCGGTGGGGGCTGGGGTAGGGGCAGTCGGGCTGGTAACGGTCGTTTTCTTCAGTGTGCCAGGTGTCGCCTCTTTTTTTGCCGCCAAGGCCAGACCGGGAAGGAGCAGGGACAGGATCAGGAGCAGTGGCACGATGAAGCGCAGTTTGTTTCGCATGACCTGTGCAAACTCCTTTTCTGTGTTGTTTGTCTCGTTGCTTGTCCCAAAACCAATGTAACATAGGGTAGAATTTTCATATATAAGACCGTAGTCCTGAAATATTTTAAAAAAATAAGGAAAAACCGTCCTGAAGCGGTCGGTTTTTCCGTGGTGCAACTGTTATAGGCTGCCTCTTCCCCGGAATAGCTGCCCTTTTGTTTAGGAACATTAATTCCGTGCCAGGATTCGACAGAGAGCAACACAGCAAATGGTGTAAATCAGCGAAGGAGTGATCGAGTTAGGATGCGAAAACTGCGTGTAGGTATCATCGGAGCCGGCATGGCCTTTGAACAGCTCCATTACCCGGCCTTTCAGGAACTGAAGGATCATTATGAGATCAAGGCGATCTGTGACATCAATCGGGGAAAGGCTGCTGAATGGGCGCGGCGGCTGGGGCTTTCTGACGCCGATGTGTACACCGATTATATGGCGATGGTGACACGGGATGATATCGATGTCATTGACATTATGGTGCCCATCGAACTCAACTACAAGGTGACGGAGGCGGTGGCTCAGGCGATTTCGGGCACTAAAAAGGGCATCATCTGTGAAAAGCCCTTGGCGCCCACGCTGGAGCAGGCGAAGGCCCACGCAGAACTGCCCAAGAAGTACAATGTGCCGATCATGATCGCCGAAAACTACCGCTTCAATGAGGAGGTCAATATCATCCGCGACCTGGTGCGAACGAAGCGGGTCGGTGATATCTACTACTTTATGCAAAACCGGGTGGCCTGCTTCCCTTGCGAGATGGGCAAGCCGAACAAGTTCCCCAATTCGCCCTGGCGGCAGCACCCCGACTACCCGGGCGGCGTGATCATGGACACGGGCGTCCACGATATGGCAGCCTTGCGGCACATCTTCGGACCTATCGATAAGCTGCAAGCCTTCGGCGTGCCGCTCCATAACGGCGAATACGCCCCCTATGCCTCCGTCTCAGTCAACTTCCGCTTCAAGAGCGGCGTTGTGGGCCAGTTCTCCTTCTTCACCGCCGGCAAAGAGATGCAACGTCCGCTGGTGGGCTTGCGCATCTTCGGTACGACAGGGATGATCTATCTGGAGGAGCGGGATTGCGGTTTCATCAACGTAGCCCACAATGATGGCAAGTCGGAACTGATCCCGTACCGACCGCAGCGGGGGTATTACAATGAACTGCTCAACTTCCATAAGGCCATGACCGGGCAAGAGGCGATCGCTGTCCCGCCGGAGTTGGAGTATGGCGATACGAAGACGATTCTCGACATCCTGCGGTCGGCCAAGGAGGGGAGCCTTGTCTCCGTCGATGCGGAGTGGGATTTCATTCCGGCCGATGATGCGGCGCGACGCGCTCAAGAGCAACCGGGAAGGCCCATGATGTGATCGTCGCTTGGCTCCGAAAGTCAAATGCCCTGTATGGCTTCAAAAAAGCAATGCAGGGCAGCGGGGCATGTTCAGTCTTTTGGCACGCGAACGTTTTAACCTTTTCGTTTCTTAGGCTCGGATGTAGCTATATCCGGCCGCTTGTTTTTCTGCCAGTTCCACGATGCTCGACGGAACGGTAGAGACGAAGGCGGGGAGTGCTTTCACATCGATGTTGTTGCGCCGCAAGGCGTTTTCACAAGCGAGGATCTTGGCCCCTTTTTCTACCAACTCAGGCAGTCTGTCGTAAGGGGAGAAGTCGCCTTGCGGGGCATCGGTTTTGACGAGGCCTTGCACGCCCGGTCCGTTGGCAAGGATCAGCAGATCGAAGGACTGCGGTGCAACTTGAAAGAACCCGGCCAGACTGTTGAAAACCTTGGGCCATCCTTGCATATCGCCAACATGATAGATGATCTTCACAGGCCTAGAAACTCCTTTCTCAAATGAAAATAACTCCCATCAGATTATAGCATATCCGGCGGCTCTTGGCGAAGGAAACCTGATCGCAGGGCAAAGAGCCCTCTGTTCGTCCATTCAGTGCGGGACCGAAAGGTCCTTTTGGGGCAGCCTGATCTGCACTTCTTTAGTTTCATCGCCATATTCCACTTCGAAGCCAAGTTTTTCGCTCAGCAACTGCACCGGCACAAGCACACGATCGCCTACAACCGGCAATGGTTCAATATCTGCGCTTGGCTGATGATTCAACTGCACCTGTCCGCCATCGAGCGGTAAGTCGAGGCTTTTCCCATCGACGGTGATGGTTGCCCGTCGGTCAAGCTCCCGGTACTCCACGGTTCCGCCCAGTGCTTCTCCTAAGAAGCGGAGGGGCAAATATGGCTGACCGTCTTTTAGGAAGGGGGGACTGTCGAGGGGGACCGGCGCATCGGAGACCCAGGCTTTCGGTTGGTCAAGGGTCAGGCGCAGCGCTGTCGACCGCTTGGAAGAGAGAAGGTCTTGCGCCCGGATCAGTTGGAGCGGTTCGTACCCGACCAGCTGGTTCGGTGTCAAACCCACTTTGTCAACGGGCCGATCCATAGCGGTGGTGTAGCGGGCGATGGTCAGCTTCAGCACGCCGCCGGCTTGGAGATCGAAGAGGGTCTGGACCGATCCCTTGCCGTAGGTTTTTGTGCCGACGAGGACGGCTTTCGCCCGTTCCTGCAGGGCGGCGGCGAGCAGTTCTGAGGCGCTGGCGGAGCCGTCGTCGATGAGGACGACCATGGGGATGGGCCTTTCCTTGCCGGTGGTGGTAAAGGTTTCTTTGGGTAATTTTCGGCCGGCCATGTGGTAGAGGGGGCCTTCGGGGAGCAGGAAATCGGCCACAGTTTCCGCCGCTGTGATCTCGCCACCGCCGTTGCCGCGGAGGTCGATGATCAGTTGCTTCATGCCGGACGATTCGAGTTTTTCGTAGGTGGTTTTGAATTCCTTCCCGGTCCGATCGCCGAAGGTGCTGATGTGTATGTAGCCGATGGTTCCTTCCAGCATCTTTCCTTCGACCTGCGGGAGATCGATGCGCTGCCGCATCAGTTCGACCGTCTGTTCTTCTTCTGACTTGGCCGGTTTGATGGTGAGCTTGACGGTGGTGCCTTCGGGGCCGCGCACTTTTTTGGCTAACTGGTCCACCGATAGGTCATGGGTCGATTCGCCGTTGATGCCGGTGATGGTGTCGCCGCTTTTGATGCCGGCTTTTTCGGCTGGAGAGTCGGGGAAGGTTTTTTCTACGACAGGATAATCGGCGCCGGGGGCGATGACCATGCCTACGCCGAAGTAATTCAGGTTGACCGATTCGAGCAGCTGTTCGTATTCCTCTTCATCGAGGTAAAGGGAGTGCTTGTCATTGAGGGCTTGTAGGGTTGCTTTGATCGTGCTTTGCGCAAAAACCTCGGAGGCGGGCTCATCGACGTAGTAATCGGAGATGAGGCGGCGGATCTCGAGCAGTTTGGAGTCGATTTTGGCAGATGCTTCAGATGATGGGGGAGACGGTACAGATTGGGCAGAGGCAGCGGCTGCCGGCGTTGCGCTCGCGGCGCCGAAGGGATAGAGAATGGTTGTCCAGCAGGCGAACAGGAGGGCAACCAGGAAGGCGGGGATGCAGAGGGGTCCTTTTTTCATGCTCTTCAGGCGGGTTCACTCCTTTTTATGTAAGGGGTATTTCCATTTAGGGCCTTATGTACAAGGTACTCCATGGGGTGTTCCATTGCAAGTAAAAAAGCGATGGCGCCCTTTCCGAAAGATCGTTGACATTTCCATACAGCTATGGTACTTTTACTGCGAGATGAGTTTTAGAGTAGTTGAGCGGAGTCCAGTGGAGTCGAGCGGAGAGGCGGTATTTTCTGATGTTGTCAGGAAGCCGGTCTACCTTCGGTGGGCCGGTTTTTTTGTTCGCTTTTTTCCGGTCTCGCTGCACACTTCGCCTGGAAGGAGGGTGAAGGTTGATCCAGCACCGCACTGCCCCCGATGCGGTCGACTTTGTCCGGCTGAGCCGGGAATACCGGTACGTCCCGATGTGGATATCCTTCAGCACCGACGAGGATACGCCGATCACGCTTTATCGCAAGCTGGCTGGCGAGGGCTTGGGTTATCTGTTGGAGAGCGTGGAGCGGGGCACTGTCCTCGGGCGCTATTCCTACGCCGGCGCTGAGCCCCTGGCTTTTTTCTCCTGGCCGCCTGAGCCGGCTGCCAACGCCACCGGCTCAAATGCCGGCGATCCCCTCAAAGGTGTGGGACAGTGGCTGGCCGATCTGAAGGTCGCCCCCGTTCCGCCCAATGCAGGTTTGGCGCCTTTTTACGGCGGCCCGGTGGGGTATTTTTCTTACGATCTTGTTCGCCATTATGAGCGACTGCCTGAGCACAGCGTCGATGACCGACAACTGCCGGAAATGATGCTGATGATCACCCGCTACACCCTGATCATCGATCACCTGCGCCATCGGGGCACCCTGGTGCTGCTGGCCGAAGCCGGCGATGAGGCCGCCTACCGTTATGGCCAGTCGCAACTGGCGGGACTGTTCGAGCGGCTGCGCGAACCGGCGTCGCCGCTGCCCCTAGAAGTGTCGGCGGTGATGTCTGCAAAGATACCGGCAGATACAGCGGTCAAGGCAGGAGCTGCCGATGAAAAGCAGGTTCCGTCTGCTTTTGCAGCCGGCGATGAGATGACCTCCACCTTCGACCGGGCCGGTTTCTGCGCGGCCGTGGGGCGTTGCAAGGAGTACATCGCCGCCGGTGACGCCTTCCAGATCGTCCTTTCCCAGCGGTTCACCCGTCCGCTGCGCACTCACCCCTTGAATGTCTACCGGGCGCTGCGCTCGTTGAACCCGTCGCCCTACCTCTTCTACTTGAACCTGCCGGGGATGCAGGTGGCCGGTTCGTCGCCAGAGGCGCTAATCCGTGTCGAAGGCAGGCGCGTGGAGACGCACCCTATCGCCGGGACGCGGCCGCGCGGTCGCGACGCTGACGAGGACCGTCGCCTGGCTGAGGAACTGCTGGCCGACGAGAAGGAGCGGGCTGAACACCTGATGCTGGTCGATCTGGGCCGCAACGACCTGGGCCGGGTCTGCCAGATCGGATCAGTCCGCGTGGAACGGTTTATGGAAGTGGAACATTACTCCCATGTGATGCACATCGTCAGCCGCGTCGCCGGGGAGTTGAAACCGGCTGTGACGGCGCTGGATGCCCTCAGTTGCGTCATGCCGGCGGGCACCTTGAGCGGCGCCCCCAAGATCCGGGCCATGGAGATCATCGACGAGTTGGAGCCGGTGCGCCGGGGGCCTTATGGCGGTGCTGTCGGGTACCTCAGTTTCGACGGCAACCTGAACACCTGCATCACCATCCGCACGGTGCTGATGCGCGACGGGAAGGCGCAGATCCAGGTCGGCGCCGGGATTGTGGCCGACTCGGTCCCGGAGACGGAGTATGCCGAGACGATGAACAAGGCGAGGGCGCTCTTTGAGGCCCTATTCTCGGCGGAAGGGGGATTGCAGTGATCGTCGTCATCGATAACTATGATTCCTTCACCTATAACCTGGTCCAGTACCTGGGGGAGATGGTCGACGCCGTTGAGGTTTACCGCAACGACGCTATCGCGCCTGAGGCCATCGCCGGCCTCGCCCCCTCCCACATCGTCATCTCGCCGGGACCTTGCACCCCCAATGAGGCGGGCATCTCGATGGATGTGATCGGCCGCTACGCCGGGCAGATTCCCATCCTGGGCGTCTGCCTCGGTCACCAGTCGATCGGTCAGGTCTTCGGCGGGCGCGTCATCCGAGCGTCCCGGTTGATGCACGGCAAGACTTCGCCGATCTACCATGACGGGCGGACGATCTTTGCGGGCTTGCCCAATCCCTTCACGGCCACGCGCTACCACTCGCTGATCGTCGAGGAGGAGAGCCTGCCTGACTGCCTGGAGGTCACGGCGCGGAGCGACCAGGGCGAAATCATGGGTCTTCGCCACCGGGAGTATGCCGTCGAGGGCGTGCAGTTTCATCCGGAGTCGATCCTGACGGAGGCAGGGAAAGGGTTGTTGCGCAATTTTCTCAGTGTAAGATACAGCAGAGGTGAGACGAGATGAGCCAGTCCCTGGCGATAGCCAAGCACAGCCTTAAATGCCTGTTGAGTGGCGAGCGCCTCGGCGAAGAGCGGGCAGAGGAACTGATGAACGCCGTCATGGAGGGGAAGGTCCCCTCGGTGCAACTGGCGGCGTTGCTCGTCGCCTTGCGCTTGACCGGCGAGGGTGAAGAGGAGATCGCCGGTTTCGCCCGGGCCATGCGCAGCCGGGTAGGTCGCGAACTGGCCGAATACGTGCCTGCAGCCTTTGAAATGACGCGGCGGCAACTGGTCGATACCTGCGGAACCGGCGGCGATGGCGCCGGAACCTTCAATATCTCCACGACAGCCGCCCTGGTCGTGGCCGCCGCCGGTGTGCCTGTCGCCAAGCACGGCAACCGGGCCATGTCAGGCCGCGCCGGTTCGGCCGATGTGCTGGAGGCCCTCGGCGTCACCGTCGATCTGGCGCCGAACTACTCCTATCAGTGTCTGATGCAGACGGGATTCGGCTTCTTTTTCGCCCCCCAGTGCCACCGGGCCATGGCCCACGCGGCGCCGACACGGCGGGAGCTGGGCGTGCCGACGGTCTTTAACCTGTTGGGCCCCTTGAGCAACCCTGCCGGGGCCGAGCGCCAACTGCTCGGCGTCAGCAGCGCCGAACGGGTGAAGGTGATCGCCCAGGTGCTTCGCCGCCTCGGGGTCACATCGGCCTGGGTGGTCCACGGTCAGGATGGCCTCGACGAGATCAGCCTGACGGCGCCGACGACGGTGGCCCGGCTGGAAGCGGGAGAGGTCCACCTGGAGACCCTCGATCCCCGCGCCTACGGCTTCAACTATTGCGCCCCCGAGGACTTGAAAGGGGGCGACCGCGAGCGGAACGCCGCCATCACTGAGGCGATTTTGAATGGCGAGGCGGGGCCTCGTCGGGATATTGTCCTCTTGAACGCTGCCGCCGCCCTCTGCGTCTCCGGGAAGGTTGACGGATTGGCGCAGGGGATCGCTTTGGCCCGGTCGGTCATCGACAGCGGCGAGGCGCGGGCCTTGCTGGAGCGGGTCAAAGCGTTTACGGCGGCAGCGGCCTCCTTTCGAGTAGGCGGGGTGAGCGTATGACTGATCCGGTTTCCCCGATCCCCTTGACAGGTTTTTTGGCGATCCTGTGGGAGATCCAGGCTGATCGCGTCCTAAAAGCGCGCCAGGAAGTCGGCCTTTCCGAACTGGCGCGCGGCATCGCCCGCATGGGGCCGGTCCTGGATTTCGCCGGGGCGCTCCGGCGGCAGCGTCCCTCGGGGCCTGTCCGGGTCATCGCCGAGGTGAAACGGGCTTCGCCCTCTAAAGGCCCCCTCTTTCCGGAGGCGAAGGCAGGTGACCTGGCTGCTCGCTATGAACAGGCCGGTGCGTCGGCCATCTCCATATTGACGGAGGAAAAATACTTTTTGGGTTGTCTCGACGATCTCCAGGAAGCCAAGGAACAGGTCAGCCTGCCGGTGATGCGCAAGGACTTTCTGATCGACCCCTATCAAATTGCGGAGGCCCGCCTCTGCGGCGCTGATGCCTGTCTGCTTATCGCCGCCATGCTCGGGCCGTCCCGCCTCGACGAGATGTGCGCCGCCGCCTTGGAGTTCGGAATCCACACGCTGATCGAGGTTCATGGCGAGGAAGACCTGGCCTGGGCGGCGGAGGCGGTAGAGAAAAACCGCGCGCAG from Heliomicrobium modesticaldum Ice1 encodes the following:
- the trpD gene encoding anthranilate phosphoribosyltransferase encodes the protein MSQSLAIAKHSLKCLLSGERLGEERAEELMNAVMEGKVPSVQLAALLVALRLTGEGEEEIAGFARAMRSRVGRELAEYVPAAFEMTRRQLVDTCGTGGDGAGTFNISTTAALVVAAAGVPVAKHGNRAMSGRAGSADVLEALGVTVDLAPNYSYQCLMQTGFGFFFAPQCHRAMAHAAPTRRELGVPTVFNLLGPLSNPAGAERQLLGVSSAERVKVIAQVLRRLGVTSAWVVHGQDGLDEISLTAPTTVARLEAGEVHLETLDPRAYGFNYCAPEDLKGGDRERNAAITEAILNGEAGPRRDIVLLNAAAALCVSGKVDGLAQGIALARSVIDSGEARALLERVKAFTAAAASFRVGGVSV
- a CDS encoding anthranilate synthase component II, producing MIVVIDNYDSFTYNLVQYLGEMVDAVEVYRNDAIAPEAIAGLAPSHIVISPGPCTPNEAGISMDVIGRYAGQIPILGVCLGHQSIGQVFGGRVIRASRLMHGKTSPIYHDGRTIFAGLPNPFTATRYHSLIVEEESLPDCLEVTARSDQGEIMGLRHREYAVEGVQFHPESILTEAGKGLLRNFLSVRYSRGETR
- a CDS encoding DsrE family protein; the encoded protein is MKIIYHVGDMQGWPKVFNSLAGFFQVAPQSFDLLILANGPGVQGLVKTDAPQGDFSPYDRLPELVEKGAKILACENALRRNNIDVKALPAFVSTVPSSIVELAEKQAAGYSYIRA
- the trpE gene encoding anthranilate synthase component I — protein: MIQHRTAPDAVDFVRLSREYRYVPMWISFSTDEDTPITLYRKLAGEGLGYLLESVERGTVLGRYSYAGAEPLAFFSWPPEPAANATGSNAGDPLKGVGQWLADLKVAPVPPNAGLAPFYGGPVGYFSYDLVRHYERLPEHSVDDRQLPEMMLMITRYTLIIDHLRHRGTLVLLAEAGDEAAYRYGQSQLAGLFERLREPASPLPLEVSAVMSAKIPADTAVKAGAADEKQVPSAFAAGDEMTSTFDRAGFCAAVGRCKEYIAAGDAFQIVLSQRFTRPLRTHPLNVYRALRSLNPSPYLFYLNLPGMQVAGSSPEALIRVEGRRVETHPIAGTRPRGRDADEDRRLAEELLADEKERAEHLMLVDLGRNDLGRVCQIGSVRVERFMEVEHYSHVMHIVSRVAGELKPAVTALDALSCVMPAGTLSGAPKIRAMEIIDELEPVRRGPYGGAVGYLSFDGNLNTCITIRTVLMRDGKAQIQVGAGIVADSVPETEYAETMNKARALFEALFSAEGGLQ
- a CDS encoding S41 family peptidase → MKKGPLCIPAFLVALLFACWTTILYPFGAASATPAAAASAQSVPSPPSSEASAKIDSKLLEIRRLISDYYVDEPASEVFAQSTIKATLQALNDKHSLYLDEEEYEQLLESVNLNYFGVGMVIAPGADYPVVEKTFPDSPAEKAGIKSGDTITGINGESTHDLSVDQLAKKVRGPEGTTVKLTIKPAKSEEEQTVELMRQRIDLPQVEGKMLEGTIGYIHISTFGDRTGKEFKTTYEKLESSGMKQLIIDLRGNGGGEITAAETVADFLLPEGPLYHMAGRKLPKETFTTTGKERPIPMVVLIDDGSASASELLAAALQERAKAVLVGTKTYGKGSVQTLFDLQAGGVLKLTIARYTTAMDRPVDKVGLTPNQLVGYEPLQLIRAQDLLSSKRSTALRLTLDQPKAWVSDAPVPLDSPPFLKDGQPYLPLRFLGEALGGTVEYRELDRRATITVDGKSLDLPLDGGQVQLNHQPSADIEPLPVVGDRVLVPVQLLSEKLGFEVEYGDETKEVQIRLPQKDLSVPH
- a CDS encoding Gfo/Idh/MocA family protein — protein: MRKLRVGIIGAGMAFEQLHYPAFQELKDHYEIKAICDINRGKAAEWARRLGLSDADVYTDYMAMVTRDDIDVIDIMVPIELNYKVTEAVAQAISGTKKGIICEKPLAPTLEQAKAHAELPKKYNVPIMIAENYRFNEEVNIIRDLVRTKRVGDIYYFMQNRVACFPCEMGKPNKFPNSPWRQHPDYPGGVIMDTGVHDMAALRHIFGPIDKLQAFGVPLHNGEYAPYASVSVNFRFKSGVVGQFSFFTAGKEMQRPLVGLRIFGTTGMIYLEERDCGFINVAHNDGKSELIPYRPQRGYYNELLNFHKAMTGQEAIAVPPELEYGDTKTILDILRSAKEGSLVSVDAEWDFIPADDAARRAQEQPGRPMM
- a CDS encoding indole-3-glycerol phosphate synthase TrpC codes for the protein MTDPVSPIPLTGFLAILWEIQADRVLKARQEVGLSELARGIARMGPVLDFAGALRRQRPSGPVRVIAEVKRASPSKGPLFPEAKAGDLAARYEQAGASAISILTEEKYFLGCLDDLQEAKEQVSLPVMRKDFLIDPYQIAEARLCGADACLLIAAMLGPSRLDEMCAAALEFGIHTLIEVHGEEDLAWAAEAVEKNRAQRPGWLPVVGINARNLATLKVDKEQALRLGAALPEGVVKVAESGIGGASDGQRALAAGFDAILVGEALVTAADPGKALRDLIGLENRSGL